A genomic segment from uncultured Marinifilum sp. encodes:
- a CDS encoding glycosyltransferase family 2 protein, giving the protein MKYIEITFWIALFIIFYSYLGYGILLYLIIKLRRLFGLSKPYEGNDDYEPEVTLFVAAYNEKDYVDEKVKNSKSLNYPQEKVRQVWVTDGSDDGTPDLLRKYDGVEVYHEDARGGKIGAMNRGMKFVKSPIVIFSDGNTNLGEDSIQEIVNLFKDPKVGCVSGEKRIYQKEADAAAGAGEGLYWKYESTLKKWDAELYSVVGAAGELFAIRTDLWQEVEKDTLLDDFIISLRVAMSGYTIGYNPNAYAIETASANVKEELKRKVRISAGGIQSVVRLNPLLNIFKYGTLSFQYISHRVLRWTLTPLLLLIIIPLNFALAYNSGMNLANIYTILFYGQIAFYVAALIGWFLEYREIKIKALFVPYYFFIMNLSVYLGFRRYIKGNQSVKWERAKRG; this is encoded by the coding sequence ATGAAATATATAGAAATAACATTTTGGATTGCTCTTTTTATAATATTCTACTCCTATTTAGGTTATGGGATTTTACTTTATTTAATTATTAAATTACGTAGACTGTTTGGATTATCAAAACCTTATGAGGGTAATGATGATTATGAGCCAGAAGTAACCTTATTTGTTGCCGCATATAACGAAAAAGATTACGTAGACGAAAAAGTGAAAAACTCGAAGAGTTTAAATTACCCGCAAGAAAAAGTTCGTCAAGTATGGGTAACCGATGGTTCGGATGATGGAACTCCTGATTTGCTGCGTAAATATGATGGAGTAGAGGTATATCATGAAGATGCACGAGGTGGTAAAATTGGTGCTATGAACCGCGGAATGAAATTTGTTAAGTCGCCAATTGTAATTTTCTCTGATGGTAATACGAATCTTGGCGAGGATTCTATTCAGGAAATAGTGAATTTATTTAAAGATCCTAAAGTTGGTTGTGTTTCGGGAGAGAAACGAATTTACCAAAAAGAAGCTGATGCAGCTGCTGGTGCCGGAGAAGGTTTGTATTGGAAATACGAATCAACTCTAAAGAAATGGGATGCAGAATTGTACTCGGTAGTTGGTGCGGCAGGAGAGTTGTTTGCTATTAGAACAGACCTTTGGCAAGAAGTGGAAAAAGATACTCTGCTCGACGATTTTATTATCTCTTTAAGAGTAGCCATGTCTGGATATACTATAGGATACAATCCTAATGCTTATGCAATCGAAACAGCTTCAGCTAATGTAAAAGAAGAATTGAAACGTAAAGTACGTATTTCGGCAGGAGGTATTCAATCGGTGGTTCGATTAAATCCTCTTTTAAACATATTTAAGTATGGAACTTTATCATTTCAATACATTTCGCACAGGGTATTGCGCTGGACATTAACACCATTGCTATTGCTTATAATTATTCCGCTAAATTTTGCTTTGGCTTATAATTCCGGTATGAATCTAGCTAATATTTATACAATTTTATTTTATGGGCAAATCGCTTTTTATGTGGCTGCATTAATTGGTTGGTTTTTAGAATATAGAGAAATAAAAATAAAAGCCTTGTTTGTACCTTATTATTTCTTTATCATGAATCTTTCGGTGTACCTTGGCTTTCGCCGATATATAAAAGGAAATCAATCGGTAAAGTGGGAAAGAGCTAAACGAGGATAG
- a CDS encoding acyltransferase, translating to MSVLSKIKSNPKLKAFVLWSIAPKRNPKPRLWVRWFVNPFIHKKGKGATIRRRNRIDVFPWNRFEIGDLTTIEDFCTVNNGSGHVLLGSRVRIGIGSVVIGPVEMGSGSGLGQHVFVSGFNHGYKDGSKNSSVQALDIRPTKIGEDSHIGANSVILAGVKIGKRCQIGAGSVVTKDIPDFSVAVGNPARVIKQFNQETNKWEKL from the coding sequence ATGAGTGTACTCAGCAAAATAAAAAGTAATCCTAAACTAAAAGCCTTTGTGCTTTGGAGTATTGCCCCAAAGCGAAATCCTAAGCCTCGTTTATGGGTTCGCTGGTTTGTAAATCCATTTATCCATAAAAAAGGAAAAGGTGCCACTATTCGAAGAAGAAACCGTATTGATGTGTTTCCATGGAATCGTTTTGAAATTGGTGATTTAACTACCATTGAAGACTTTTGTACCGTTAATAACGGTTCGGGACATGTATTGTTGGGTAGCAGAGTAAGAATTGGAATTGGAAGCGTTGTTATTGGCCCAGTAGAAATGGGGAGTGGTTCTGGTTTAGGACAACATGTTTTTGTGTCAGGATTTAATCATGGATATAAAGACGGTAGTAAAAATTCTAGTGTGCAAGCTTTGGATATTCGACCAACAAAAATTGGTGAAGATTCACATATTGGTGCTAACTCGGTAATTTTGGCTGGTGTAAAAATTGGTAAACGTTGCCAAATTGGTGCAGGAAGTGTAGTCACAAAAGATATTCCCGATTTTTCGGTAGCTGTAGGTAATCCTGCAAGAGTAATTAAGCAATTTAATCAGGAAACAAATAAATGGGAAAAGCTTTAA
- a CDS encoding glycosyltransferase — MIEGKNIVVVGIQPWDIEIGSNCKNIATEFAKTNRVLYVNSPLDRISRFRERNTDKIRKRIRVKKGLDPSLIEIGENLWNLYPKSMVESINSIRSVTLFDYLNKRNAKRFASDIKDACKELGFDNFILFNDSSMFLGQHLKEYLQPSAYIYYMRDYLIKNPYWKKHGVRLEPKLIAKADVVVCNSTLYAEYGANYNKHSYMVGQGCDTSLFNDLERDISIADDIKEIPKPIIGYVGFLSSRRLDIEIISHLAKARPNWSIVLVGPEDEKFAESELHHLTNVHFLGSRDSSELPNYIKGFDVTMNPQLINDATIGNYPRKIDEYLAMGKPVLASATKAMEYFKDYTYLGKTPEDYVKLAEKSLSENSKELEKARREYGTGHSWENNVKEIYKYLEVVAEEKLLKL; from the coding sequence ATGATAGAAGGTAAAAATATAGTAGTGGTTGGAATTCAGCCTTGGGACATCGAAATTGGGAGTAATTGTAAAAATATAGCCACCGAATTTGCAAAAACAAACCGTGTATTATATGTGAATTCTCCATTGGATAGAATATCCCGATTTAGAGAAAGAAATACCGATAAGATTAGGAAGCGAATTCGAGTAAAAAAAGGGCTAGATCCTAGTTTAATTGAAATTGGTGAAAATCTTTGGAATCTATATCCAAAATCTATGGTTGAATCTATAAACTCAATTCGATCTGTTACCCTTTTTGATTACCTAAATAAACGAAATGCGAAAAGATTTGCCAGCGATATTAAGGATGCTTGCAAAGAATTAGGATTCGATAATTTCATTCTATTTAATGATAGCTCTATGTTTTTAGGTCAGCATTTAAAAGAATATCTACAACCTTCGGCTTATATCTATTACATGCGCGATTATCTTATTAAAAATCCATATTGGAAAAAACATGGGGTAAGATTAGAGCCAAAGTTAATTGCTAAAGCAGATGTTGTAGTTTGTAATTCTACTTTGTATGCCGAATATGGAGCCAATTATAATAAGCATTCCTATATGGTCGGTCAGGGGTGCGATACATCACTTTTTAATGATTTGGAACGAGATATTTCAATTGCAGATGACATAAAAGAAATTCCAAAACCAATTATAGGATATGTAGGTTTTTTAAGCTCTCGTCGTTTGGATATTGAAATTATTTCGCATTTGGCAAAAGCTCGTCCTAACTGGAGCATTGTTTTAGTAGGACCCGAAGACGAGAAATTTGCAGAGTCGGAATTACATCACTTAACTAATGTTCACTTTTTAGGAAGTAGAGATTCATCGGAATTACCAAACTACATTAAAGGATTCGATGTAACTATGAACCCACAGCTGATTAATGATGCGACCATTGGAAACTACCCAAGAAAAATAGATGAATATTTGGCTATGGGTAAACCAGTACTTGCTTCTGCAACCAAAGCAATGGAATATTTTAAAGATTACACTTATTTGGGAAAAACACCTGAAGACTATGTGAAACTTGCAGAAAAATCTTTATCAGAAAATAGTAAAGAGCTCGAAAAAGCACGACGAGAATATGGCACAGGGCATTCCTGGGAAAATAATGTAAAAGAGATCTATAAGTATCTCGAAGTAGTAGCCGAAGAAAAACTGTTGAAATTATGA
- a CDS encoding glycosyltransferase family 2 protein translates to MQDNNRKLPMVSIITVNYNQAAVTCEFLESIKKITYPNYEVIVVDNASPTEDPSPIKENYSFVKFIKSDVNLGFAGGNNLAVRQSKGDYLLFINNDTEVEPDFLEPMIDKFLEDDSIGMMSPKIRFHHSPDIIQYAGYTPMSPYTMRQHIIGYRQFDKGQFDKPGFTYSIHGAAMLVPRKVIEEVGMMTEVYFLYYEEHDWCARIKKAGYKVFYQPKSLVFHKESISTGKESPLKIYYISRNRIVYAKRNSSGLTLLINFVYFNLISFPKSVIKYLLKGRFDLMKSSARAIVWNFTTRKEIYENPSL, encoded by the coding sequence ATGCAAGATAATAATAGAAAACTCCCAATGGTTTCCATTATTACGGTGAATTATAATCAAGCTGCTGTTACTTGTGAGTTTTTGGAAAGCATAAAGAAAATTACCTATCCGAACTACGAAGTAATTGTTGTTGATAATGCATCACCAACCGAAGATCCATCTCCAATTAAAGAGAATTATTCGTTTGTAAAATTTATTAAATCGGATGTTAATTTGGGTTTTGCCGGTGGAAATAATTTAGCTGTACGACAATCGAAAGGAGATTATCTGCTTTTTATTAATAATGATACCGAAGTGGAGCCAGATTTTTTGGAGCCAATGATTGATAAGTTTCTGGAGGATGATAGCATTGGAATGATGAGTCCAAAAATTAGATTTCACCATTCTCCCGATATTATTCAATATGCCGGATATACACCAATGAGTCCGTACACAATGCGTCAGCATATAATTGGTTACAGGCAATTCGATAAAGGACAATTCGATAAACCTGGCTTTACCTATAGCATTCATGGAGCTGCAATGCTGGTTCCCCGTAAAGTTATTGAAGAGGTTGGAATGATGACCGAAGTCTATTTTCTTTACTATGAAGAGCACGATTGGTGTGCAAGAATAAAAAAAGCCGGTTATAAGGTTTTTTATCAACCTAAATCTTTGGTTTTTCACAAAGAATCTATTTCTACGGGAAAAGAAAGTCCTCTTAAAATATATTACATATCCAGAAATAGAATTGTTTATGCCAAAAGAAATTCATCGGGACTGACTCTCCTTATCAATTTTGTGTATTTCAATTTAATAAGTTTTCCAAAATCAGTAATAAAATATTTATTAAAAGGAAGGTTTGATTTAATGAAATCATCAGCCAGAGCAATTGTTTGGAATTTTACCACTAGAAAAGAAATTTACGAAAATCCTAGTCTTTAA
- a CDS encoding glycosyltransferase family 2 protein: MESFLTIFHVLEYILYIYLGVAAVYILIFALASVFKYKPKRATNSKQRKTAVLIPGYKEDAVIVEVAKQALLQTYEQENYDVVVIADTFKAETIKQLKALPIKLIEVSFNKSTKSKALNKAMDILGDDYEIACILDADNIMEHDVLERINEAFENGYKVVQGHRAAKNVNSSFAILDAVSEELNNNIFRKGHRVLGLSSALIGSGMAFDYAFFKNIMKQVNAVGGFDKELELRLLKDKQKIEYLPDAIIYDEKIQKSDAFANQRKRWLSAQFVYFRRYALPGLFHLLFKGNIDFFDKVYQMISPPRILLLGLVGLISLVYWMIFLLIPDTLQLALNQYDWSIVLGVVILAFTLGIPRKFYNKETLKAIFSLPKAFFIMFISLFKLKGANKKFIHTQHGQ; encoded by the coding sequence ATGGAATCATTCTTGACTATTTTTCATGTATTGGAATATATACTATACATTTACTTGGGTGTAGCGGCTGTTTATATCTTAATTTTTGCTCTAGCATCAGTATTTAAGTATAAACCTAAAAGAGCAACAAATAGTAAGCAAAGAAAGACAGCTGTTTTAATTCCTGGTTATAAAGAAGATGCTGTGATTGTAGAGGTTGCAAAGCAAGCTTTGTTACAGACTTATGAGCAGGAAAATTATGACGTAGTTGTTATTGCTGATACTTTTAAAGCTGAAACGATAAAACAGCTTAAAGCACTTCCCATTAAACTCATCGAAGTAAGTTTCAATAAAAGTACAAAGTCAAAAGCTTTAAATAAAGCAATGGATATTTTGGGTGATGATTATGAAATTGCTTGTATTCTAGATGCGGATAACATTATGGAACACGATGTACTCGAGAGAATTAACGAAGCTTTCGAGAATGGTTATAAAGTAGTACAAGGGCATAGAGCTGCCAAAAATGTGAATTCCTCTTTCGCTATTTTAGATGCTGTAAGTGAAGAATTAAATAATAATATTTTTCGTAAAGGACACAGAGTACTTGGTCTTTCTTCAGCTTTAATTGGCTCGGGAATGGCTTTCGATTATGCTTTCTTTAAAAATATTATGAAACAGGTAAATGCTGTTGGAGGATTCGATAAAGAATTGGAGCTTCGTTTGCTTAAAGACAAGCAAAAAATTGAATACTTACCAGATGCTATAATTTACGACGAAAAAATTCAGAAATCCGATGCATTTGCGAATCAACGAAAAAGATGGTTGTCTGCACAATTTGTTTATTTTAGACGTTATGCATTACCAGGATTGTTTCATCTTTTATTTAAAGGAAATATAGATTTTTTCGATAAGGTTTATCAAATGATTTCACCACCCAGAATACTTTTATTGGGACTAGTTGGCTTAATTTCTTTAGTGTATTGGATGATTTTTTTACTAATTCCCGATACATTGCAATTGGCACTTAATCAGTATGATTGGAGTATTGTTTTAGGTGTTGTTATACTGGCATTCACATTGGGTATTCCCCGAAAATTTTATAATAAAGAAACCTTAAAAGCAATTTTTTCATTGCCAAAAGCTTTTTTCATTATGTTTATTTCTCTTTTTAAACTTAAGGGAGCAAACAAAAAATTTATCCATACCCAACATGGGCAATAA
- a CDS encoding glycosyltransferase family 1 protein, whose amino-acid sequence MKIGIEGQRLFRTKKHGMDMVALELIKNLQEIDKENEYVIFVKPDEDKCLHNTDNFKIVELSGGPYPLWEQWALPRAAKKYGCDILHCTSNTAPVFSRIPLVVIVHDIIYLESISIFKKAGTWYQKLGNMYRRWVVPSVVKRSKKVVTVSNYEKERIAKFFNMDSNRLSAIYNGVGPHFQKISDQNYLSEIKNKYNLPDHFLFFLGNTDPKKNTKGVLKAFADFNSQSEKQYKLVMLDYNESALQSLLSEIGHPEIREHIQLTGYVPNIEMPAIINQCDVFLYPSMRESFGIPILEGMACGVPVITSNTSSMPEIAEDAAHIVDPRKPKQITEGIIKILADNDYKDMLIKKGLERSKFFSWKRMAEENLKLYKEL is encoded by the coding sequence ATGAAAATCGGAATAGAAGGACAGAGACTTTTTAGAACCAAAAAGCATGGAATGGACATGGTTGCTTTGGAGTTGATTAAAAACCTTCAGGAAATTGATAAAGAAAACGAATATGTAATTTTTGTTAAACCCGACGAAGATAAATGCTTACACAATACAGATAATTTTAAAATTGTTGAATTATCTGGAGGTCCATATCCTTTATGGGAACAATGGGCATTACCACGAGCAGCAAAAAAATATGGATGTGATATTTTACATTGTACTAGTAATACAGCTCCTGTTTTTTCGAGAATTCCATTGGTTGTTATTGTACATGATATTATTTATTTAGAAAGCATTAGCATTTTTAAAAAAGCAGGTACCTGGTATCAGAAATTAGGCAATATGTATCGTCGGTGGGTAGTGCCTTCGGTTGTAAAACGAAGTAAAAAAGTAGTGACGGTTTCGAATTATGAAAAGGAAAGAATTGCTAAGTTTTTTAATATGGATAGCAATCGTTTATCTGCAATTTACAATGGTGTTGGGCCTCATTTCCAAAAAATATCCGATCAGAATTATTTAAGTGAAATAAAAAACAAATATAATTTACCAGATCATTTTTTGTTTTTTTTGGGTAATACCGATCCCAAAAAAAATACAAAGGGAGTACTTAAGGCTTTCGCCGATTTTAATTCACAGTCTGAAAAACAATATAAGCTGGTGATGTTGGATTACAATGAAAGTGCTCTGCAAAGTTTACTTAGCGAAATTGGTCATCCCGAAATTCGAGAGCACATTCAATTAACAGGATATGTTCCAAATATCGAAATGCCTGCAATAATAAATCAATGTGATGTCTTTCTCTACCCATCAATGCGGGAAAGTTTTGGAATCCCAATATTAGAGGGAATGGCTTGTGGTGTTCCAGTAATTACATCAAACACCTCATCAATGCCCGAAATTGCCGAGGATGCAGCTCATATTGTTGATCCGCGTAAGCCAAAACAAATTACAGAGGGAATTATTAAAATTCTTGCCGATAATGATTACAAAGACATGCTAATAAAAAAAGGATTGGAAAGATCTAAATTCTTTTCATGGAAACGCATGGCGGAAGAAAATTTGAAATTATATAAAGAACTCTAA
- a CDS encoding asparagine synthase-related protein, producing MKKTFDYIGSFTLTNTVSKFYNISDKEDQKKNYSAGKDAQNYKLGANEICFHGRLYDWQQFGFNSESETVLNLFLKEGKNAIKRLDGEFSFFIQSNERFFACRDRHGTGPQFFYSREYFSSHLFDLVKIKEVGKKPDLKSLSQFLSIGYIPSPNTSVKGVKKLSAGCYIEIVNGKVKEGDLYCYESYSTAYGSTKLSVNEAVEEYERLHKEAIQTRIKGQDTVGLLMSGGYDSAGNIGALREFHQAKVKTFSIGFKDNPWTELPLAKILAKKFDAEHKEYEIDGSEINLLPQILKCIGDPFQEGGLMVNFMVMQLIGDDKPDIILGGDGNDQHHGTAGKELALHHKFKKLGLQPVQKFAAKVLAGKSFQKDGKFFRAGFHNEKILNIMKSDNFGFSNNELKSLLTSQNYIGKHEYLSSVPAKFSGFDDFYKAHNYFCDIKQVINEVILFKASRMADLYENKLTFPYMSTKMYQFLETLPRDMKFNGTLDDLAKGKGVSKYLHKTYLKPKLPEEITNRKKQGGFAPLPIFFKSAKNRKLFAKIIRKSEITGEFFDRTEIEIFLKEYDSHLEKPAYWFWFTQVKAFQYFNLLMLTVWWEMMINGKEINTLEDLI from the coding sequence ATGAAAAAAACATTCGATTATATAGGTTCATTTACCTTAACAAATACTGTATCCAAATTTTACAATATATCCGATAAGGAAGATCAAAAAAAGAATTATTCTGCAGGAAAAGATGCTCAAAATTATAAATTAGGTGCGAATGAAATTTGTTTTCATGGGCGATTATACGATTGGCAACAATTTGGATTTAATTCGGAATCGGAAACTGTTTTAAATTTATTTTTAAAGGAGGGGAAAAATGCAATAAAGCGTCTCGATGGAGAGTTTTCTTTTTTTATTCAATCGAACGAACGATTCTTTGCTTGCAGAGATAGGCACGGAACAGGTCCACAATTTTTTTACAGTCGCGAATATTTTTCCAGTCACTTATTCGATTTGGTTAAAATAAAAGAAGTAGGTAAAAAACCAGATTTAAAATCTCTATCTCAGTTCTTATCAATTGGCTATATTCCTTCTCCAAATACATCGGTAAAAGGAGTTAAAAAGTTAAGTGCAGGTTGTTATATCGAAATTGTGAATGGAAAAGTAAAAGAGGGTGATTTGTATTGCTACGAATCTTATTCGACAGCTTATGGGAGTACAAAATTATCGGTAAACGAAGCTGTAGAAGAGTACGAGCGTTTGCATAAGGAAGCGATTCAAACAAGAATAAAAGGGCAGGATACTGTAGGACTATTAATGAGTGGTGGCTACGATTCGGCCGGAAATATTGGTGCACTAAGAGAATTTCATCAGGCTAAGGTTAAAACTTTTTCTATCGGATTTAAAGATAATCCATGGACAGAACTTCCTTTGGCAAAAATTCTTGCTAAAAAATTCGATGCTGAGCACAAAGAATATGAAATAGATGGCTCGGAAATTAATTTGCTTCCGCAGATATTGAAATGTATTGGCGATCCTTTCCAGGAAGGAGGTTTAATGGTCAATTTTATGGTAATGCAATTAATTGGCGATGATAAGCCGGATATTATTTTAGGTGGAGATGGGAATGATCAGCATCATGGAACTGCAGGAAAAGAATTAGCGCTTCACCATAAGTTTAAGAAATTAGGATTACAACCCGTTCAGAAATTTGCAGCTAAAGTTTTGGCAGGTAAATCGTTTCAAAAAGATGGTAAATTTTTTAGAGCAGGATTTCATAACGAGAAAATTCTAAATATCATGAAGAGTGATAATTTTGGTTTTTCGAATAATGAATTGAAAAGCTTGTTAACTTCTCAAAATTATATTGGAAAGCATGAGTATTTAAGTTCCGTACCAGCTAAGTTCTCCGGATTCGATGATTTTTATAAGGCTCATAATTATTTTTGTGATATCAAACAGGTAATTAATGAAGTTATTCTATTTAAGGCTTCTAGAATGGCCGATTTATATGAAAACAAGCTTACGTTTCCGTATATGAGTACCAAAATGTATCAATTTCTGGAAACACTTCCGCGTGATATGAAATTTAATGGTACTCTAGACGATTTGGCAAAAGGAAAAGGTGTGTCTAAATATCTGCATAAGACATATTTAAAGCCTAAACTTCCCGAAGAAATTACCAATAGGAAGAAACAAGGAGGTTTTGCTCCTTTACCTATATTTTTTAAAAGTGCTAAAAATAGGAAACTGTTTGCCAAAATTATACGTAAATCAGAAATCACCGGCGAATTCTTCGATAGAACAGAAATAGAGATTTTCTTGAAAGAATATGATTCGCATCTTGAAAAACCAGCTTATTGGTTTTGGTTTACTCAAGTAAAGGCCTTTCAGTACTTTAATCTTCTTATGCTAACCGTATGGTGGGAAATGATGATAAACGGAAAGGAAATCAATACTTTGGAAGACTTAATTTAA
- a CDS encoding O-antigen ligase family protein: protein MSNDFTIVRGSDILRKPIWFIGLLLMMSVLALMIAKGGLVAGIGIILVPGMVTVVSFIFKIPRIGLIIIYLLNYVILGMVRYIKGVPLGLSIDGILIMIYLALFFKSFFEKIPWGNAKNDLVLLAAIWFGYAMFQLVNPEAVSRVAWFYAMRGVAFYMLLIIPILFVVFNKQKDLDLFLKMWAALAVLGTLKGMMQKHIGVDPWEQAWLDGGGDLTHILFGKLRVFSFFSDAGQFGASQGQAGVVFGILALNREKWDKLRIIYAIVAFLGLYGMMISGTRGAIAVPIMGFALYTFLRKNIRVMILGALMGIAVLVFFKYTTIGSSNYTINRMRTAFDPNDASLQVRLENQRKLKTYMASRPFGGGIGSAGNWGQRFTPNTFLANTPTDSWYVMIWAEQGVIGLLLHLFILFYVLGKGSYLIMFKLRDDWLKAQMMALAGGMFGIMVASYGNGVLGQMPTGLLMYSSMAFLFMAPKLDQDIADEKALREKNKTDLK, encoded by the coding sequence ATGAGTAACGATTTTACCATAGTACGAGGTAGCGATATATTAAGAAAACCCATCTGGTTTATTGGTTTACTCCTTATGATGTCTGTTTTGGCTTTAATGATTGCTAAAGGGGGATTGGTAGCTGGAATTGGTATTATTTTGGTACCTGGAATGGTAACCGTGGTGTCTTTTATTTTTAAAATTCCTAGAATTGGACTTATTATAATATATCTACTTAATTATGTAATATTAGGAATGGTAAGATATATTAAAGGAGTACCATTGGGTTTAAGTATCGATGGAATTTTAATAATGATTTATCTCGCCTTGTTTTTTAAATCTTTTTTCGAGAAAATTCCATGGGGAAATGCTAAGAATGATTTGGTATTGTTAGCTGCTATTTGGTTTGGTTATGCAATGTTTCAGTTAGTAAATCCAGAGGCGGTAAGCCGGGTAGCATGGTTTTATGCTATGCGTGGTGTTGCATTTTATATGTTACTTATTATTCCCATTTTATTTGTTGTTTTTAATAAACAAAAAGATTTAGATCTGTTTTTAAAAATGTGGGCGGCTTTAGCGGTTTTGGGAACCTTAAAGGGGATGATGCAAAAGCACATTGGTGTTGATCCTTGGGAACAAGCCTGGCTCGATGGAGGTGGAGACCTTACTCATATATTGTTTGGTAAACTAAGAGTGTTTTCATTTTTTTCTGATGCTGGTCAGTTTGGAGCCTCGCAAGGACAGGCAGGTGTTGTTTTCGGAATTTTAGCTCTAAACAGAGAAAAGTGGGATAAACTTCGAATTATATATGCCATAGTGGCTTTCTTAGGCTTATATGGAATGATGATTTCTGGAACTCGAGGAGCAATTGCAGTGCCCATTATGGGGTTCGCCTTATATACTTTTCTTAGGAAAAATATTCGGGTAATGATATTGGGAGCTTTAATGGGAATTGCTGTATTGGTATTTTTTAAATATACAACAATAGGAAGCAGTAATTATACAATAAACAGAATGCGTACAGCTTTCGATCCTAATGATGCCTCCCTACAAGTACGATTAGAAAATCAACGTAAGTTAAAAACATATATGGCTAGCCGGCCATTTGGTGGAGGTATAGGATCGGCAGGTAATTGGGGACAACGATTTACACCAAATACTTTCCTAGCAAATACCCCAACCGATAGTTGGTATGTTATGATTTGGGCAGAGCAAGGAGTTATTGGTCTTTTATTGCATCTTTTTATTCTTTTTTACGTTCTAGGGAAAGGAAGTTACTTAATCATGTTTAAGTTAAGAGACGATTGGCTGAAAGCACAAATGATGGCTTTGGCCGGTGGAATGTTTGGAATTATGGTTGCTTCCTATGGTAACGGTGTTTTAGGACAAATGCCTACTGGTTTGTTAATGTATTCTTCTATGGCCTTTTTGTTTATGGCTCCTAAATTAGATCAGGATATTGCTGATGAAAAAGCCTTAAGAGAAAAAAATAAAACTGACTTAAAATAA